Part of the Plasmodium malariae genome assembly, contig: PmUG01_00_16, whole genome shotgun sequence genome is shown below.
TCTTACAATaaacgtatttttttttgtattatataataaaggaatgttatatatatatttacatttatatgtacatatattttttttaaaaaggaaaggaaatttttatcgtataaaataaatattatgagaaatttgttaaaaaatatattaattataatatatattttaccatATTCGAATTAATAGAGCCATTAGTAATAATTGATGTGAAAAAATCAAACatctttataataaaaattttataataatgttcAATATTAAAAGGTTAATTACAATAGAATTATTGAATGTATGAAgtgaaaaataatgaatatattttatatacggaaggaaaaacaaacaattaatagtaaaaaacataatattcatacaaaaaaagtaattaatattgaaagtatataattttattattaactaaatatatgtttcaatataattttattctaaaggtaaattttatatatataatagaaaaaaagtaatttaatACAAAACTATGCAtagatattttaataataaaataattcttaataTGTTCTACAGAATTCATTTGCGTGTTAACACGTCTAATGTTTTAAACTAAATAATTAGGAATCAAAATTAgtttaacaataaaattgtttaagtgaaaatcatatttttatatatttaatatatatatcatgatgtataaaaattacaagaaattatttattcaataTATGTCTTAGGTACAACATATTATAATGAACTCatcaaaaatttaaatgatgccttatcaaaaattatttattatatgaaataaatagtTATAATCCATTATACTTTGgcatttttatgaaaaacataaataccAAAAACATATAGTAGTTGTACcgacatattattttacaaaattattataatgaaaatatattttctcaaATTCATCATCGttgttttataaatttttttttttataaattatttatttaaatttttatgtttgatatatttacatttacatttaattttgtgGGGAACTTCACACCCTAAAgcaatgtttaaaaaaatacttttttacaactttataaataattatgaatcaataatacataaaataaataaaaatattaatatatatacaataaatttattaccctatgttaaaaaaagtaaaatactatttatattgtattattactCAAATAAATAGAATTGTAGCAAAGTAACAAAATATGCAAAAGGATAATTAACTAATAGACAAAAcaaatcatatataaatatccaGCAATTTGACAAAATTCTTGTAAAATTTGAGTGttgattttttataataaaaaatgaatatctTTCATTCAATAATATGATTATTAAATtgtatttcattaatatttaactCTGTTGTTATTTCCTAAAAggttattctttttaaacaAGTAGAAcattaatgatataataataattataataatacatttattttgtagGTAACATGTAATTAATTATTGatacattataaaattatattatttgtttttatatatgtatatattagaCATAGATTAATTTGATACTTAATCTTCATATGTATGGAGTTTGTCACATGCAAATATAGCgcaaaatagaaaaaggTGAATTTCTATAATActattaaattatgaaaaactacatagtattttattattatcatatgaAAGTTATTACTGCTTTTCTCATCTATTATGtgaatataagtaaaaaagaatttagcAGTCACTTATAAAGTGTTGTAATGGAAAAATTACTTTTGAAATAGTATGATTATATGAAGTCAAGTGAATAGTTCTTTAACTACGTACTATAAGGATATTTCATATGTTCTTTAGcatgttatatttttggtaaatattatgaaatatatagtCTATTTACAACTTATTaaagtatattaaatttcagaatagtttatttttaataaaaagaaaaataatatatgaaaaaaatatgtatatttatcatctaacttttttctatttaaatattatatatttagaggaaaaacaaagaaatacAGGAAATTAGACAATAAGAAATAACAGAAATAGAAATAAGATAAAACAAGTTCCAGAGATCtggaataatataatatataaaaaatataacaaagatatttatttaaacatgGATTATAAATTTCCATGAAATAAagtttatgtttattatgtaaaagtAATTTCTTTCTATATTGATTTGCCGCAAGaccaaaataaattttcctAAACGCTCAAAATTTAAAcaagaataatatttctataaagtaaaaattaatatgtaattaatttttatatttaattaaataaaattgagtACATATAAAGTTGTTATACTCACAATGTTATTATcctaataaacatatatctCACAGGTATATAAATTAACTAAATGAATTCATATAAAGTGGTTAATTATAAAACTCAATAAttctgtatatttaaaaacaaacaaataaataaataaatatgcatatatatatatttatattcaaatgataaaaagaacaaaaatataataaattgaatacttaataaaacaaaaattctGAGAGATCTTTGAGTAAATAactaaaatacaaatatatggtttattttcttacctataaaaataaaaaaataattgaaaaaaaaaaaagtaaaagaacaatttaaaaatttacattttctcATAAGagatatacaaaattaattatatgatCAAATCTGAACAcataaatgttatatttacattaggagttacaataataacattaaagTGATTGTTTTAGATAAAaactaaatataatttatgtaatatataaataagggaggtttatatgtataaaatgttATACATATGAATTTTCATGTTAATTGATATAAATGAattcaaattaaaaatttcaaagCATTTTGCTTTGATTTATTATAGGAATTGGACATTATAACTTTAATTAAACTATTTGAGACGTTTATAATATctttattcataattttaaataatttataaataaaataaaaaattgataatgaGAAGAATGCTATAGATCCTAGAATGATTATATCATCACGTATATCTATATTAGTTGTATATTGTTGCAAACAtgtgtaataataataatacttatgATGGGGAATAACAAAATTGGAGTAAACACCTTAAGAGctaattttttcttactttCTATAGGTTTACcagtaattttatttatctctATACATTAAAAGCCTAATAGTTTTcccaatattttttcatattttccaTTTAGTTTCATCAAATAGTTAGTTATCCCAGATGACTTATCTTTTCTTTCTAGCTTATAACTTTTCGTTTGAATtggtttttcttttaattctcTTTTTGCGTCATCAAGGTAATCAACAGAGTATAATGAATCATTTGAACCAGAAAAAATACGGCTAGATTTTAATGAATCATATAAGTTTTGATagtttttatgaaaattatcgTTTAAATTAAAGTCTGAATATTCATAATCCTTATATGTATGCCCATGTTATAATCTGCTTACCTTTATACCTAATGAATTATTTAAGTTGATTTTTTTGTTGCTTGATATTCCAGAGTTAATCTAAAAATTagtgtaaatatttaataggTACAAAAATAAccgtatttatatataattaagaaaTTCGTATTAAAATGGAAACGAAAATCTTCAAAAAAAcgttatataaattattgatTAAAGCAGTTATATTACCTTATAGGAATAATGAGACATACATGATAAAAAGGTAAATGAGAAAgttttaataaagaaaatgaatttatttgttttttctatgatgtaaaatttatttatagacaataaacatttttgataatataatttttatcccTATGATTTTACGATAATATTCTATAAagatttgttaaaattttaccCTACTGAAGTCGGTTACTTTAGAATTTAAAACCTTTTAGAGTTCTTTaattagtaataattatatccGTTTTTGAAAGTAAAAGTGGtaaaattcattaaataaaaatattatagtaattttttaatataaaaatactattatttcaaataaaataaatataaaataaagtattaaaaatattaaaaattatataattatattaattattgtaattaaGATTTGCTgctgtaaatattttatttcagaAAAATCTAAACACactcttatattttttctatgcatattaaaaaaatgttaagctatttttattaagaaaaccgttaaaataaaataaaattaatagattacataaatataattctttaaaaatatctcATACAAAATTAGTATTTACGATTAAAATAATGACAAATATGTTGAATTTTGCTAAACGCTTATGTACGAAAAATTgttttgaaataatttgCAATAAGagtaataattaaaacaataatatacatcataataatgatttaataaaatttaatttacatacagtaatacaatattatagacttatatatattaatcagAAGTGCTTAATATACAGctaaagaacaaaaatatagaatataagtttgtttacttttattgttaacttatataagataaattaatcttatacattttaacaaaataaaacgtaTTTTACTGTGTGATGCTAAATTTAATCGTCTTTAACAGTAGTTCAAAATTTCTAATGGTacaatataagaaataatattaaaaataaaaatttggacgtgagcttttttttttttaattatgcgtttaaatataaaatgagataattagagaaaaaagaaaaaaacaaaaaaaaaaataataaatttacatattttaaaattggtataaataattatatatgcataatttaATGGAACTCTGATGATACTTTATCACTGAGTTATTAgttattatacattatataaggAATTACATTTTAGCAAGATAGAAATATGGGTACTCTCAAATACAATAGAACTATGATATTAAGATTacgaaataacaaaaaaaaaaaaaagcatctTTACgattaatgaatatattatgtaaaattatacacatcatttttgctatatattactaaataaatttttttttctttgattatttatgcattataatataataaaaatttcctaaattaataaaaatttattagtcatttataaaatatttctgcattataaagaattatgtaataaataatacaaattccgttattataaatttattgaatACTTCAAATCGTAGATTACTaggttaattttttttgttcatttatatataaatataagtataggttggtaaaaatttttttttttttatatatatatatttagttgattaattatgtataaacagataattttaaattatttttcttatgccattttgttattatatttattaaatacataatatactaatatttatattaatatattttattttttataaataaatttgggttaaaatatgaaagagaatatataaaaatataacagaaatatcagttatatttaaaatattaaataatataaaaaatatcacaatatttcaatttaaaattttaagagtTTTTGCGTAAATCCTTACAAGTAGCCAGTATATTCTTGTATGAAtgaagtattattattttttataaaaattaaaattaattgatatgtaaaaaaaatttccccaaagtttttaaataatagagttcttaattattaaaaacagttttatatttatggatctgagtaatatttataagaatattcattttttaatgttaaaaaatggGAATTAACTTGAACAGTTATACATGAGTATTTGGGTcgaatataataaacatttatgtCGATAAAATTCATAGGTTATTGAAGTTCCATTATTcttgaattttatatataacatccGAACTCCTATGCTAAATCATATGAAAAAATCTATTTAGCTTAGTGTATTATATTCTTTGtgctatattttgtataaaataataagaaagaaATTAATAAGTGTTCAGATGAATATAAatgtgatatatatttatatgaagtAAACAcctaagaaaaaatatgtatatatatatattgaatttattaatatttaattatacttaTTAAATCTTTGACCTGTTTTAAAATTGTCTTTTAGAATTAATTTAACAAAGCTATTGTTGCTCGACAAGTGCTccaaaatatattgatattCCGTTTTAGacaacaaattatattatatatgaaaaataaatagggCGAATATATTAGACGCatctatacatattatttttatttttacaaatagtAGGTTGGTAAAACaaggaatattatatactattattaatattgttatatgcctgcattatatatttattttttaagtgtaTATTATTCCCATATTTATCATTGGCgaaagaataattatattttgtaaataacatattaggttgataaaaatttgattaacatttatattagatTACATATGTTACATAGTGCAGTTATGCATAAGTTGTAACATTTTATcttaatatgaaataaaaataaattttcaaaaattgaataatttttttttttattgtagtgttttaaaaatgttattatcattaaaaagaagaaaaattaatctCTTATAACTGTATCGTAATATTATAATGCTATATAAGtttaaaattgaaatattaattataagtttaataaaaataaattatacagaaaaaaagaaaaaaattaaaatataatataatatatacaatatagaATGCTTATATAGTGTCTAAATGTATGTTATAACAGTACAATTGTGAGAAACGTATTCtcaatataacaatatattattctaatatatacaaaaaatgtatacattttaaaaatataagttataaatttcaatatatgtcttaatatattattataagaaatcatttattaagaaaaaaaacaaaagaactCTGCTTTAAATTTCACTAATAAATGAGCTCacgtttaatatattataaatttttatgcatacatatgcatattaacgtcttattttattgaatatgttttataaaatgttattaaacatattcttacagaaaaaaaaaagttatatgtcactagaatatttttaaaataactgCAACTAGAACTTTATGTTTTAtgccttatttttttttttttttttttgtattatttgttaCAATAcactattcttttttttaatttccttttaGTATGacaaaattcaaaaaaaaaattttatagatATCATAAGATTTCACTTGAACAActtttgaatatattcatatcAATCACTAGGGTGAACTATTCTGCTATATGATCATATTTATCATCGTTATTCATACACTCtatagtatttatatatgtttcatCTTTTCCTATCCAATCATGGATCTCTTCCCGCAAGAAGTTTTCccctatattattatgaatatccttatttttaccattttcaTAAACATTAATATGcttttgaataaatatatctgtaatttctttttttttactgaattttttttagttttccTTTCATTTATGGAACTATCTAAATGTAATTCTCTATCTTCTATATACTCTTCTTTTTTGCATTCTTCTAATATTGTCATAAGTACTAATATACAAAGTTTTGATagtaattttgtttttatatatttatataattcttcataattttctttatgttccaattcttctatatttattattgacACATCATTTTCgtattcatcatttttatattcatttagcAAATTCTGGTATTCCTCAGTTAATCCTTTAAAACAATCTTGTTCAAAATGTTGTTCTATAATCTCCGCCTTTTTTGATATCCACTTTTTCCACaaatttttctctttttccaaaaatagattatattgatttttattcgatgatatattttttaattcttccatttcttttatgtaaaatttttcttttttccattcatttttcaaattattataccAGTCCactttattcaatttttcagaaatatttctatgtctttctatccatttattccataaatttttttgtttttcaatatcattgctacttttaatattttccattattaGTTCATCATTTGTTAAATTAGGATAAAGTCCATATAACTCTTTTGTGAACACTTCTAAgcatatttctaaaaattctctttttttgtaattccattcttcatttttccattcttgaagtacttccatatgtacttctataatagttttagacctttcctttttttgcttCGACTCacgtaaattttttatcatcttATGTTCacgtatttttatttttttagtaatttcttcatcatcataACATGGGTGTTCCAAATGATTatgatttaaaaattcttttattctgTCCGAATGTGAAGGTATTAGTATTTTAAGAAATGTTGGTTGTCTTCTTTTtatccttctttttttttttaactgtcCTATTAATGAGTactttcatataaaaaatacatattcatgaaatatattattactgaaAACTAATgattataatgtttttaatacttaagttttattttactttaataaaaagagaaaatacgATAATAATTAGGAAGCTTATTAAAATAGATGATATGTATTTGTTAGATGAATTTCCTACTGGATCTgtaatatcattttaaatatgtatgtcaTATATTGTTGTTAATTCAAAATTAGTAACATAAGATGCATTACAGTTACCTGAAGTTACAGAAGGTATAGTTGAAGCTAAAGAACTTGGAGGGGATTTTGATATTGTAGAAGATAGAGTACTTTTGGAAGGATTTTCTGGATTTGTATCTAGTGGAACTGAAGCAAGAGATACAAATTCACCTGATACTTCTGTGAATGGTTGGGAATTTGAGAAAACTGCTTGTGTCGGAGACTGTAAAGAATTTTCAGAATTAGCTTCAACTTCATTAGAAGGAGATTCAAGTGATGATAAATGAGCTTGCGTTTGTGCTTCAGGTGCAGATGGAGGTTCCagttcttctttatttttctcttcatgTTGATTATGTTTTGTATCATGATTCATTTGATTAGTGGCAGCTCCCTCTGTAGGTTCAGCTTGTTCGGGTGAATCATGTAATACAGGTGATtccccctttttttctttatcttttgTTTGTGAAACTATTTGTACATTTTCAGATTCACCTTCACGAGGTTGTAATTTATCTACTGGGGGACAGTAAGTAGGTTGTTCGAATGTTTGATCATTCATTAAGTCGCATGTAAATTCTGAACtttctttgttttgtttttttttgttttttgttccGTAGCATGTTCCAAAAAGGCTTTTCTTTGCTTCAAAATGTTTTTTCATCTGTCCAATCCattcattatattcattacATTTGTTTGAATAACGATAAGAATCCTTtgattttttacttaaacgttttatttcttttaggtattcatttttcttttcacaGAAATCTACTTCttcatatttcatttttaaaaagtttttatctttttcctcTAAAATCAAAGGGCATCCTCCATATTTATTCAGCTTTTCATAGTGAGATTCTACCCAACCCTTTATTGCTCTTTCCCAAATTACTTGATTATGATATGAGGGTGCTATCTTATTATGAATTACATAATTAGCCAAATCTAGGCATTTTTTCCTAAattcttctttattattctcattatttaataaactcGTTTTctcaattatatttttagtaatatttttaaaatcttGATCTCGAAGAAATCTGAAAAAACTTTTTCCTCTAACACTGATGTgctaaattcaaaaaaatttttaagaattatataagaattaatttttacgcTTATTgtgttatcatttttttttataattaataaaaatatgtgcacaaatttattcatattcaaAATTAACGAATAATACCAAGGAAAAACATTTTTCCATAGTGACACTCTATTATTACGCtagaattttttatacaacATTCTGTAGTAAAAATGCAAAtcaatatctttttatttatcaacgtgtttatttttaattaatatatattaattaaaagagaatataaaattatcaaatatgtaaaaatatatatgagatttataaaataattgaatacattattatttattttatacgcttactaaattttttaaccttcaataaatatatcacaagtaatatattcatagtaattttattttaaatcatagttatattcatatttttatataaaattcttattGGTCCTATAAAGAagacaaataaataataatataaagttatATGAGTAACATTAAGaagtaatataaaagttaTTGTATAAAGTTTGCATTATTATaagtaatatttctttttttattatttattttttttcttaatacaaacttataaatatgaatattattatcagTACTATTGCaaataaatctttttaatccacattttttttgaaaataaataatttataaatcatataattaaaagtactaatatttatttctttatattattatacgttTGTCACTTTTGATACAAACATTTATAgttttagaattattatttacatttactaCTATATTATAGagattaaaattaataatatgtaaattataaatatatgttatattttttgtaaaaggTATATACGATAAAAATGTACTTATAActcttaataatataaataaatatatatatatatcaatttcctaaatattaaatatttatggtgtatattttaccattgaataatttttaaatagtataatttattgtatacatatattcttcGTTATAATCCTATTATTACTTATAGATAAGAATGATTTCATATGTACtaagttttaattaattaaatgtacatttaggtatattaattaattaaaataaatttggctttttatacaaaatatgaaaaattattaggaTACACGTAtggtaaaattaattataatgtatggttaaaaattaataaaatatattataagtttgaaataaaaattaataatattataattccaTGTAAATAGAATAATGTATTACATTATAGAATACAAACTATTTTGAAGCCacatagttatatttttttttttgataatatgtatatatattaggatAAATAGATCAAAACgttgttaaatatttttgttttcttttttatacatttaataactatctaaaaataataactttttaacaatattaataaatatgtatttagcatgaaaaataaaaaatcctatatatagttttataatattatttgagACATGAATTTGTAAATGAATTTACAGAAATTTCTAACCGTATTACTAACAATATaggatattatattataatgtaagtatttatttctaattaGAGTTTTTCCTTtgaaacatgtatataaataagagATAATGGTGaggatattaaaaaaaaaaaaattttaattgatagtatatatttgtaaataattatttcacATAAACAATtaagttataatatttatgaataattaatctaatatataatgtaattattgcttttatttttaattcttaatTTAATCTGTTACAAGGTTTTTGTGCCTTCTAttgtttgttttaattttaatccTTTATATTGCGTCCTAATCCATTTTAAATCGTATTGCTTAGTAAGAATATAAtgggaaatatatataaataatttctgATGTTTTaggaaattttatatatttataatttaatgtgagtatattaattacatgtattattaaaatattatatagtgAACTAATAATCGTGAATGAATAtatgacaaaataaaaagtccatattattttctgaaatatttgtaagaataagaataaaattgaacgtaattttatttgaaacatctatatgaaaatatttatttatttttattttttttttactattttataaatatgtgaaaaagaaaattttcttttttgatataattattctattttttgtttttttaagattagaataattttatgatactgtattttatataaaacaattaatttaaataaattcagAATTAATTGCAATTCGAATTTATTATTGAATATTTCATGATACTAT
Proteins encoded:
- the PmUG01_00034400 gene encoding STP1 protein; the protein is MEKCFSLHISVRGKSFFRFLRDQDFKNITKNIIEKTSLLNNENNKEEFRKKCLDLANYVIHNKIAPSYHNQVIWERAIKGWVESHYEKLNKYGGCPLILEEKDKNFLKMKYEEVDFCEKKNEYLKEIKRLSKKSKDSYRYSNKCNEYNEWIGQMKKHFEAKKSLFGTCYGTKNKKKQNKESSEFTCDLMNDQTFEQPTYCPPVDKLQPREGESENVQIVSQTKDKEKKGESPVLHDSPEQAEPTEGAATNQMNHDTKHNQHEEKNKEELEPPSAPEAQTQAHLSSLESPSNEVEANSENSLQSPTQAVFSNSQPFTEVSGEFVSLASVPLDTNPENPSKSTLSSTISKSPPSSLASTIPSVTSGQLKKKRRIKRRQPTFLKILIPSHSDRIKEFLNHNHLEHPCYDDEEITKKIKIREHKMIKNLRESKQKKERSKTIIEVHMEVLQEWKNEEWNYKKREFLEICLEVFTKELYGLYPNLTNDELIMENIKSSNDIEKQKNLWNKWIERHRNISEKLNKVDWYNNLKNEWKKEKFYIKEMEELKNISSNKNQYNLFLEKEKNLWKKWISKKAEIIEQHFEQDCFKGLTEEYQNLLNEYKNDEYENDVSIINIEELEHKENYEELYKYIKTKLLSKLCILVLMTILEECKKEEYIEDRELHLDSSINERKTKKNSVKKKKLQIYLFKSILMFMKMVKIRIFIII